Proteins found in one Canis aureus isolate CA01 chromosome 19, VMU_Caureus_v.1.0, whole genome shotgun sequence genomic segment:
- the FAM174C gene encoding protein FAM174C: MGPRVLPPPPLLPLLLLLSALLCGAQEAAPPSPRPVQARLSPSPAVTNGSQPGSPHNSTHARPPASPGSSLLRFFYVLTGLSGLAALYFLIRAFRLKKPQRRRYGLLANTDDPTDMASLDSDEEIVFETRNLR; this comes from the exons GGGGCCGCGcgtgctgccgccgccgccgctgctgccgctgctgctgctgctgtcggCGCTGCTGTGCGGGGCCCAGGAGGCCGCGCCCCCGTCGCCGCGCCCCGTGCAGGCCAGGCTGTCGCCATCGCCCGCCGTGACGAACGGGAGCCAGCCGGGCTCGCCGCACAACAGCACGCACGCGCGGCCGCCGGCCTCGCCGGGCTCGTCGCTGCTGCGCTTCTTCTACGTGCTCACGGGCCTCAGCGGCCTGGCCGCGCTCTACTTCCTCATCCGGGCGTTCAG GTTGAAGAAGCCGCAGCGGAGGAGGTACGGCCTCCTGGCCAACACCGACGACCCCACGGACATGGCGTCGCTGGACAGCGACGAGGAGATCGTCTTCGAGACCCGGAATCTGAGATG A